TTGCATTCAGTCTAAAGAATGGTTGCAGAGTCATGGTCTGGTTGCTTTTGTTGGCTATCCGCTGATTGTGGAAGAACGTTTGTTAGGGGTTGTTGCCCTGTCGAGTCGTCAGCCAATCTCTGATATGGCTCACAATTTGCTGCAATGTGTGACTGATTTAATTGCCATCGGTATCGATCGCGTTCAGGCAAGAGAGGAACTGCTAAGCAAACGAGAATCGCTGCTGTTTCGTCTCGCGAACCATATTCGCAACTCGCTGGATTTAGACAAAATTTTGGAAGCAGCCGTGCATGAAATCTGGCAACTGCTCCAGATCGATCGCTGTCACTATCTTTGGTGCTGGCTCAATCCAGATGCAGCAGATACTCCAGAAGCACTAGAACCGATTCTTAGCATCACCCACGAAGCAAAACAGCCTGATCTACCCAGCTTGCTTGGAGAGTGCAACTTAACCCAGATCAACGCGCTGGCTCATACGATTCTCAACTCTCACATGATCCGGGTCGAAGATATTTGTCGGGAAACTGCGCCAGAACCCGCAATCCAGGAAATGATGCAGGCTTGGGGCGTTCGATCACAGCTCCTCATTCCGGTAGAAACGCGATCGGGGCAGTTGGGGGCGATCGTTTGTGGACATTCACAAGCGGCAAGACTGTGGACAGAGAACGAAGTGGAATTATTGCAAGCTGTTGGTGATCAGTTAGCCATTGCGATCGATCAGGCAGAGCTTTATGCTCAGTCACGGGCAGCGGCATTAACGGCGCAGACGCAGGCAGATCAACTGACAACTGCCTTACAGCACCTTCGCCAAACCCAGTCACAGTTAATCCAGAGTGAGAAGATGTCGAGTTTGGGGCAACTGGTTGCTGGTATCGCGCATGAAATTAATAATCCGGTGACGTTTGTGAGCGGTAATCTGGCTCATGCAAGTCATTATTTTGAAGATCTTTTGGGGTTGATTGAGCTTTATCAAGAACATTACCCCGAACCTGACGAGACAATTCAAAACTACATTGACGACATTGATCTCCCATTTCTAATTGAAGATTTAGTTAGTATGCTCAATTCCATGAAAATTGGGGCTGAGCGAATCTATAAAATCGTTCTCTCGCTGCGTAACTTCTCGCGTTTGGATGAGGCAGAAGTCAAAGCGGTTGATCTGCACAATGGCATTGACAGTACGCTGCTAATTTTACAGAACCGCATGAAAGCTCATGGTTCTAATCCGGGGATTGAAGTTGTCAAAGAATTTGGTCAATTACCATTAGTCAACTGTTATGCCAGTCAGTTAAATCAGGTGTTTATGAATTTGCTTAGCAATGCGATTGATGCATTAAGCGAGCAACCTTCGCCGCGTGTG
This sequence is a window from Trichocoleus sp.. Protein-coding genes within it:
- a CDS encoding ATP-binding protein; this encodes MVGSALTQGTVAVEQKQAEATVTEQTRLTNLIGTISTILGQRGTLAAILERCAWVIPEYLEEIALARIWILHSESQVLELQAIGGSISEAADLPPRISLGISIIGLIAQTQKPYLTNNALQDICIQSKEWLQSHGLVAFVGYPLIVEERLLGVVALSSRQPISDMAHNLLQCVTDLIAIGIDRVQAREELLSKRESLLFRLANHIRNSLDLDKILEAAVHEIWQLLQIDRCHYLWCWLNPDAADTPEALEPILSITHEAKQPDLPSLLGECNLTQINALAHTILNSHMIRVEDICRETAPEPAIQEMMQAWGVRSQLLIPVETRSGQLGAIVCGHSQAARLWTENEVELLQAVGDQLAIAIDQAELYAQSRAAALTAQTQADQLTTALQHLRQTQSQLIQSEKMSSLGQLVAGIAHEINNPVTFVSGNLAHASHYFEDLLGLIELYQEHYPEPDETIQNYIDDIDLPFLIEDLVSMLNSMKIGAERIYKIVLSLRNFSRLDEAEVKAVDLHNGIDSTLLILQNRMKAHGSNPGIEVVKEFGQLPLVNCYASQLNQVFMNLLSNAIDALSEQPSPRVITIQTEVTQPVTKDDTSIIIRIRDNGSGMSEAVRQRIFDPFYTTKPVGQGTGLGLSISHQIVVERHKGQIYCQSTVGAGTEFTIEIPLLEQKAG